A window of Citrus sinensis cultivar Valencia sweet orange chromosome 7, DVS_A1.0, whole genome shotgun sequence contains these coding sequences:
- the LOC102630892 gene encoding uncharacterized protein LOC102630892, with amino-acid sequence MSWLARSIANSLKLDDDDYEEGHSPMSNTTTAPNQDRNQNQSTADSPRGVKEDLTELTKSFSRQLWGVASFLAPPPEPQEHQTQIRDQRQQSDESDQQPQISDRHDPEVSDEALIEGIKSDFAEIGGKFKTGISKLSNNISVSEITKMASNFLQFGSEADPIDAVGVTEEVLMFARNISLHPETWIDFPVPDDDDFDDFDMSDAQQEHALAVERLTPTLAALRMELCPGYMSESCFWKIYFVLLRPRLSKEDAEILSTPQILEARAMLAQDLQNRAKSKPEPVNSEVPSGSYKTDESGASCLGETAELPEKDCHTVPCPVQSESVQKSATDGDPYIVAIDFETDKHPVQSTEVQVVDKTVVKEETVDLAKHQYSLSGSSVGVEEKFEDDGDDWLKEESSETVGMSGSKMHLENDEDVSFSDLEEEDGDVPISYKKVTSGSDSSAKDSRDWVQLSRSSSNAVKDIKSVGVNPTAAHQGSPRNPESKESNDWLDVDDIDEM; translated from the exons ATGTCATGGCTTGCTAGATCCATCGCCAACTCGCTTAAGCTTGACGATGACGACTACGAAGAAGGACACTCACCTATGAGCAACACCACCACTGCTCCAAATCAAGATCGAAATCAAAATCAGTCAACGGCCGACTCTCCACGCGGCGTCAAAGAGGACCTGACGGAGCTCACGAAGTCCTTCTCGCGCCAACTATGGGGCGTCGCCTCCTTCCTAGCTCCTCCCCCGGAGCCGCAAGAACATCAAACTCAAATTCGCGATCAACGCCAGCAGTCCGATGAATCTGACCAGCAACCTCAAATTAGCGATCGACACGATCCGGAAGTCTCTGACGAGGCCTTGATTGAAGGAATCAAAAGCGATTTCGCCGAGATTGGTGGCAAATTCAAGACCGGAATCTCGAAATTGTCGAATAATATTTCTGTTTCGGAGATCACGAAAATGGCATCTAATTTTCTGCAGTTTGGATCGGAGGCTGACCCGATCGATGCTGTTGGTGTTACTGAAGAAGTGTTGATGTTTGCTAGAAACATATCGCTGCATCCTGAGACTTGGATCGATTTTCCTGTTCCCGACGATGACGATTTTGATG attttgaCATGTCCGATGCTCAGCAAGAACATGCTTTGGCTGTTGAACGTCTTACACCAACATTAGCTGCTCTCAGGATGGAACTTTGCCCAGGGTATATGAGTGAAAGTTGCTTTTGGAAGATCTATTTCGTACTTTTGCGCCCTAGACTCAGTAAAGAGGATGCTGAAATTTTGTCAACTCCCCAA ATACTGGAGGCCAGAGCAATGTTGGCGCAAGACCTGCAGAACAGAGCTAAGTCAAAGCCTGAACCAGTTAATTCTGAAGTGCCATCTGGTTCCTACAAAACTGATGAAAGTGGTGCGTCCTGTTTGGGTGAAACTGCTGAGTTACCCGAGAAAGATTGCCATACTGTGCCGTGTCCTGTGCAGTCTGAGTCAGTGCAGAAATCTGCCACTGATGGAGACCCTTATATTGTAGCAATTGATTTTGAAACAGACAAGCACCCAGTTCAAAGTACTGAGGTGCAGGTTGTTGACAAGACTGTTGTCAAGGAAGAGACAGTGGACCTGGCCAAACATCAATATTCACTCTCTGGTTCCTCTGTTGGAGTTGAAGAGAAATTTGAGGATGATGGCGATGATTGGTTGAAAGAGGAAAGTTCAGAAACAGTTGGAATGAGTGGTTCCAAAATGCATCTGGAAAATGACGAGGACGTATCATTTAGTGATCTTGAGGAAGAAGACGGGGATGTGCCTATAAGTTATAAGAAAGTGACATCTGGTTCTGATTCTTCAGCAAAAGACTCACGGGACTGGGTTCAACTTAGCAGGAGCTCCTCTAATGCAGTAAAGGATATTAAGTCAGTAGGTGTCAACCCCACTGCTGCTCATCAGGGAAGCCCTCGCAATCCTGAGTCCAAGGAATCCAATGATTGGCttgatgttgatgatattgatGAGATGTGA